Proteins from a genomic interval of Mycobacterium conspicuum:
- the rpe gene encoding ribulose-phosphate 3-epimerase: MPGPLIAPSILAADFARLADEAAAVTGADWLHVDVMDGHFVPNLTIGLPVVESLLTHTDIPMDCHLMIEDPDRWAPPYAEAGAYNVTFHAEATDNPIAVARDIRAAGAKAGISIKPKTPLDPYLEILPHFDTFLVMSVEPGFGGQSFIPDVLGKVRTVRKLVDSGELTILVEIDGGINADTIEQAAEAGVDCFVAGSAVYGADDPEAAVAALRRQAATASAHLGRT, from the coding sequence ATGCCCGGACCGCTCATCGCACCGTCGATCCTGGCCGCCGATTTCGCCCGCCTCGCCGACGAAGCCGCCGCCGTCACCGGCGCCGACTGGTTGCACGTCGACGTGATGGACGGCCACTTCGTGCCGAACCTGACGATCGGGCTGCCCGTGGTGGAAAGCCTGCTCACCCACACCGACATCCCGATGGATTGCCATTTGATGATCGAGGACCCGGACCGCTGGGCACCTCCGTACGCCGAAGCGGGCGCCTACAACGTCACCTTCCACGCCGAGGCCACCGACAACCCGATCGCGGTGGCCCGCGACATCCGCGCCGCCGGAGCCAAGGCCGGGATCAGCATCAAGCCGAAGACGCCGTTGGATCCTTACCTGGAGATCCTGCCGCACTTCGACACCTTCCTCGTCATGTCGGTGGAGCCCGGTTTCGGGGGCCAGAGCTTCATCCCCGACGTGCTGGGCAAGGTGCGGACGGTCCGCAAGCTGGTCGACTCGGGGGAGCTGACCATCCTGGTCGAGATCGACGGCGGCATCAACGCGGACACGATCGAGCAGGCCGCCGAGGCCGGCGTCGACTGCTTCGTGGCGGGATCGGCGGTCTACGGCGCCGACGATCCGGAGGCCGCGGTGGCGGCGCTCCGTAGGCAGGCGGCCACGGCGTCAGCGCACCTTGGGCGCACCTGA